The Arcobacter porcinus sequence CTATTGGATTTTTATTGATGTTTATAATGCCATTTTTACCATCTTCATTTGTGACTGCATCAGGTGGTGCAAATAGATGGATAAGACTTCCAGGTTTTTCTCTATCTCCTGTTGAGTTTTTTAAAGTAGGATTTGTATATTTCTTATCTTGGTCTTTTTATAGAAAAATTATACATAGACCAAAAGTGAATTTATGGGGAGAATTTAAAATGTTAATCCCATATTTTGCTATATTTGTATTGGTTGTTATATTTGTAGCTTTTTTCCAAAAAGATTTAGGACAAGTGTTTTTGCTTGCAGTTGTTATGATAGTTTTAACAGTCTTTGCAAATCGTTCAATTAAAATATTATTAAGTTTATGTGCTGCTGGTTTAATAGGATTGGTAGCATTAATAATTGTTGCTCCTCATAGAATCAATAGATTTCACTCTTGGTGGTCAATGTCGCAAGATACTTTTTTAGCTATCCTTCCTAGTTCTTGGGAAAAAATATTTAGAGTAGAAAACCTTCCTGAACCATATCAAGTTTCACAATCTTTAAATGCAATTCATAATGGTGGTTTTTTTGGAAAAGGTATTGGATTTGGAGAGATTAAAATGGGATTTCTATCAGAAGTTCATACCGATTTCGTTCTAGCTGGAATAACTGAAGAGATTGGATGGCTTGGTTTTATTTTTATTATAATACTTTTCTTTGCAATTATTTGGAGAATTTTTAAAATAGCTAAATTTGTTGAAAATAAGATATTTTATCTATTTTGTACAAGTATTGCTTTAATGATAATATTATCATTTTTTATAAACTCTTTTGGAATTTCTGGTTTAATCCCAATTAAAGGAATGGCAGTTCCGATGGTTTCTTATGGTGGTTCATCTTTACTTGCAAATGCTTTTGCAATAGGAATGGTGCTTTGTATTAGTAGAACAGTAAAAAGTGAAAAAGGAGTTTCTTGAAAAAAGTTGTAGCAGTAACTGGTGGTGGAACAGGTGGGCATCTAAAAATAGCAGATGTTTTTATAGATGAGTTTATAAAAAGAGGATTTGAAGTAGTTTATATTGGCTCAACTTCTGGACAAGATAAATCTTGGTTTGAAAATGATAATAGAATAAAAGAGAGTATATTTTTAGAAACAAGTGGAGTTGTAAATAAAAGTGGATTAAATAAAATAAACTCTTTATTTAATATGTTTAAAAAAGCTCTTTTTTCTTTAAAGTTTTTATATAAATATAATATAAATATTGTTGTGAGTGTTGGAGGATTTTCAGCTGCTCCAGCATCATTTGCTGCTATTTTAAAAAGAGATTGTAAATTTTTTATTCATGAACAAAACTCTGTTATTGGAACTTTAAATAAAAAAACAATGAAATTTGCAAGTGCTTTTTACTCATCTTTTCATGATATTTCACCAATAAAAGATTATCCAGTTAAAAATGAGTTTTTTGAACATTCAAGAATAAGAAAAGAGCTTAAAACTATCGCTTTCTTTGGTGGTTCACAAGGTGCAAGTATTATAAATAAATTTGCAATAGAACTTGCACCTAAACTTGATGAATTAGGAATTAAAATAATTCATCAAACAGGAAAGAATGATCTTATAAAAGTAAAAGATGAGTATGAGAAATTAAATATAAAAGCAGATGTTTTTGATTTTACAAAAGATATAGTAAAGAAGATGAATGAAGCAGATTTTTGTATAAGTCGTGCTGGAGCTTCAACTCTTTTTGAACTCTGTGCAAATAATCTTCCAGCATTTTTTATACCGTTTAAACTTGCTGCAAAAAATCATCAATATTTTAATGCAAAATCAATCTTAGATAAAGAATTATGCTTTTTACAAACAGAAGATGAATTAAATAAAGATGAGTTTTTTAAAGTTTTAAAAAGTTTAAAGCTAGAAAAAATGAGTCTAGCTTTAAAAAATAGTATAAAACCTAATGCTATTGAGAAAATTGTTGATGATATTTTAAAATACTAAAAGTATTAAAATACCAAAAATAATTCTATAAATACCAAAAGCAACAAAAGTAAACTTCTCTAAAAATTTTAGAAATAGTTTAATTACAAGAAAAGCAACGGCAAAAGATACTAAAAAACCTACAATAAGTGGAAGTAAATTTCCAGTTTGAAGAATCTCTTCGTGATGTTTTAAAACATCATAAAAAGTTGTTGCACACATAACAGGAACAGCAAGTAAAAAAGAGAATTCAGCACTTGCTTTTCTATTTAATCCTACAAGCATAGCTCCTACAATACTAGCTCCTGCTCTACTTGTTCCTGGAATTAAAGCAAAAATTTGTGCAATTCCAATCCACATTGCTTGTTTTAAAGATACATCTTCTACATCACTTATATGAGTTTTCTTTTCATCATAAAATTTTTCTACTATTAAGAATATAATTCCACCAATTATAAACATCCAAGCTACAATTTCTATTGAAAATAGGGCTTTTATTTGATTTGAAAATATAAAACCAACAATACCAATAGGAATGAAAGCTAAAAATATCTTTGTCCATAAATTAATATGTTTAAAAGTAAATTTAGAAGGATAAACAAACACTAAAGCCATTATTGCAGCAAATTGAATAATTATCTCAAAAGCTTTATTTGCATTATTTTGTTCTAATCCTAGAACTTCACTTAAAAATATTAAGTGACCTGTTGAAGATACAGGAATAAACTCTGTAATACCTTCAATTATTCCCAAAAATATGGCATCGAATATTGTCATTAAATTCTCTTTTCTTTAGTTAATTTTAAAAAGAGTTTTAAGGCTCTTTTCTCTTTGTAAGTAATATCATAATCTATTCTTTGCAGATAGTTTAAAATATCATTTTTTGCAATTCCACTTCTTTTTGAATATATTTCTAAAATATATTGAGGAATTTTTACTCTTTTTTTATCAAATTTTTTTGTAATGTTTTTTAATCTATTTTCATATTTGTTATAACATAAAGTTGCAAATACAAAAGGGAGATTAAATTTGTTTTGCCAAGCTTTTGCTAAATCTATTATCTCTTCTGGATTATCTTTTTTCTTATTTGCTAAGTAGAATTTTAAAGCTTTATCTCCAATAATAACTTCTCCTTCAAGATCTAAAACTTTTGCAAGTGCATTTGAAGTTTTTGATTGAAAATCATCTTTCGCTTTTCTATTTGGTAAAATAAATACAGAATCAACATAATCTCTAGCAATTATTCCAAAATCTAAAAATTTCTCATTTTTTGACCCAATTGAGGATATAAATGCACTATGAACTTTTCTTTTTTTGAAATTATTTGTGATTATTGATGGATATGATTTTTTGTATTCAATACTAGCTCTTAGTTGATTTGATTTTATATTCTTTTTGATATAAATGTGAAAGGGAAGTAAATTGATAAAATCTATCTTTGAAAAAATCATAAAATATGCCTTTAATTTATTTAAACTAAAGTAGATATAATAGTATAAAATTAATAAGAGAGGGTTAAATATGGTAAAAGTTGAATTTTTAGGACCTATTAATAAAGATGATATGAATATTGAAATAAAAAATTTAAAAGAACTTAGTGATATTTTAAAAAAAGATGATGAACTATTGTCTTGGCTTGAAACATGTGCTGTTGCTGTAAATGATACTCTTGTATCTAATAGAGATTTTGAACTAAAAAGTGGAGATAAAATAAGTTTATTGCCACCTGTTTGTGGAGGATAAATTTTGTATAGTGAAGATTTACAACTACATAAAGATGATTTAGAGATAGAAAAAATACATAATGCTTGGTATGAAAAATATAAAGATTTAAACTATGGAGCATTTATTACTTTTGTTGGAATAATAAGAGATGAAGGTGGAATAAGCGGACTTTCATTTGATGTTTATGAACCAATTTTAAAAAAATGGTTTGCTTCTTGGCAAGAAAAAGCAAAACAAAAAGGAGCAATAGTTTTTATGGCTCATAGTGTTGGAGATGTTTTAAATCATAAAAGTTCATATATAGCTGGAGTTTGTAGTCCACAAAGAAGAGTTGCTTTGGAGTTAATAGATGAATATGTTGAAGATTTTAAGAAAAATGCACCAATATGGAAATATGATTTAATAAATGGAGAGAGAATTTATGCAAAAGATAGAAGCCAAAAAATTGATGGAGCAGGTATTTTAGCATGATTAATGATATGAAAAAACAAAGAGTTGATCTTCACAATCACACAGTTTTGTGTAATCATGCTGAAGGAACAGTTGAAGAGTATATAAAAAGAGCAATAGAGCTTGGAATTACTGAATATGGTTTTGCTTGTCATGCTCCTATGAACTATGATCCAAAATATAGAATGAAATTAGAAGAGAGAACTTTATACGAATCTTGGGTAAATGAAGTAAAAGAAAAATATAAAAAAGATATAAAAGTTCTTTTAGGATATGAAGTTGATTATTTAAAAGGTTTTATGCTTGATGAAATTATAAATGCAAAAGTTGATTATTTAATAGGTTCAGTACATTTTTTACAAAACAAAAATGATATGTGGGGTTTTGATAATCCTGAGTTTATAGGTGTTTATAAGTCAAAGGATATAGATTCTATATGGACAGAGTATTTTGATGCAATTAAAGAGATGGCAAAAACTCAATATTTTGATATTGTTGGGCATTTAGATTTGATAAAAGTATTTAAATATTTACCAAAAAAAGATGTACGATTAATAGCAAAAGATGCATTAAAAGAGATAAAAAAATCAAATATGGTTTTAGAGATAAATCCAGCAGGACTTAGAAAGCCAGTTGAAGAAGCTTATCCTTCAATACCACTTTTAGAAGAAGCATTCTCTTTGGGTATTGATATAACTTTTGGTTCAGATGCACATAAGGTTGAACATATAGGTTTTGGGTATGAAGAGGTTACCAAACTTGCAAAAAGTATAGGATATACTAAATGTGTAAGTTTTGAAAAAAAAGATAGAAGATTAATTGAATTTTAGATAAAATCTTAGCTTAAAATTTTTGGAGTATTTTATGGCAAAATTTGTAAATAATGTAGAAGAGTTTTTTAGTTTTTGTAGTGAAAATGAAGTTAAATTTGTTGACTTTAGATTTACAGATTTAAAAGGTACTTGGCACCATGTAACATATAATTTCAAAGTGATAAATAATGATTTATTAGAAAATGGAATGCCTTTTGATGGAGCTTCAATAGAAGCTTGGCAACCAATTCATAAATCAGATATGATTTTAAAACCAGATGTTGAAACAGCGTTTTTAGATCCATTTACTGCTGATAGTACAGTTATTGTTATTTGTGATGTTTATGATATTTATGAAAATCAAATGTATGAAAAATGTCCAAGATCTATTGCTAAAAGAGCTGTAAAAGCTCTTGAAGAGTCAAATGTTGGAGATGTAGCTTATTTTGGACCTGAAAATGAGTTTTTCATTTTTGAAGATGTTAAAATAAAAGATACAGTAAATGAGTCTCACTATAAAGTTGATAGTGAAGATGGAGAGTGGAATGATGATAGAAGTTATGAAGGTGGAAATATAGGACATAGAAGTAGGCTTAAAGGTGGATATTTCCCAGTAGCTCCTATTGATAATGGAGTTGATTTAAGAGCTGAAATGATGCAAATTTTAGAACAAGTAGGGCTAGAAGTTGTATTAGGACATCACGAAGTAGCACAAGGACAACATGAAATAGGTATTGTTTATGGTGATTTAATTGAAGCTAGTGATAATGTTCAAAAATTAAAATATGTTGTAAAAATGGTTACTCATCTAAATGGAAAATCTGCAACATTTATGCCAAAACCACTTTATGGAGACAATGGAAGTGGAATGCACGTACATCAATCTATTTGGAAAAATGGTAAAAACCTTTTCTATAAAGAGGGAGAATATGGTAAGTTAAGTGATATGGCAAGATGGTATATTGGTGGAGTATTTAAACACGCAAGAGCTGTTGCTGCATTTACAAATCCATCTACAAACTCATATAAAAGATTGATTCCAGGTTTTGAAGCACCTTCAATTCTAACTTACTCTTCTCAAAATAGAAGTGCATCTTGTAGAATTCCTTATGGAGCTGGTGAAAAATCAACGAGAGTTGAGATGAGATTCCCTGATTCAACTGCTTGTCCATATTTAGCATTTTCAGCTATGCTTATGGCAGGACTTGATGGAATAAAAAACAAATATGAACCAATAGGACCTATGGATGATGATTTGTTTGAATTAACTTTAGATGAAATAAGAGAAAGAGATATTCCTCAAATGCCACATACTTTAAGAGGTTCATTAGAAGCTTTAATTAGAGATAATGAATTTTTAAGACCAGCATTTACTAAAAAAATGATAGATACATATCAAAACTTTAAATTTAAAACACAAGTTTGGCCTTATGAAGCTAGACCTACACCTTTTGAATTTAAAACAATGTACTCTTGCTAATTTTAAAAGGTAGACTTCTACCTTTTAAAAACTAACTTTTTTTAATATATTTACTAGCTTTATAAAATGCAAATAAAACAAGAGATATTAAAAATAGTGTAATCTCAACTTTTGAAACAACATCAATATTTATCTTTGTTTTTGATTCAAATTCTACTTCCATAAATTCTACAATTTCAATTCCCATCGAAAAGATAGTAAATAGAGTTAAAAATAGAAGAATATATTGAATTACTTTACTAGCATCAGATTTCTCTTTATTCTCTATTACTTCATGAATCTCTAAAAAGTTCTCTTCTGATTTTTCAAATATATCTTTTTGAACTTCAAAATCTTCAATTTCTCTTTGAATAGATGTAAAGCTATTTATATTTTCACTATAATTTAACTCTTCAAGTCTAGATTTCTGTAAAAAATATCTATTTACTCTATGCATTTCAAATAGTTTTATAGATTCAATAATAGTTGGAGATTCAATATCAATATGAAATAGTTGGTTTGTATATATTTGAGTTGATTTTTTATAAATCACACTCTCTTTTAAAGTTAAAGAGTCTAAATCTAATAAAGAAGATATATTCTCTTTATTCAAAGTATGACTATACCAAAGAACTGAGGAGTTATAAATAGTAGCTTCATAGTTATTATCTTTAAATGCGACAACAGTTGATTTTGAGTTAATATTTTCGTTTGAATAAAAATCTTTTATATTTTGACAAGAGTTTGTATCTGATAAAAAACAGTGAACTCTAAATGAAAAAGAGTTTTTATTTAGGTCTTTGATATTTATATTTTTGTCTTTTTCTCTATTTAATAAAGTTGCATACATATAATTAGAAGAAAAGCTAAGAAGCTCTTGCTTTTCTAAATCAAGATTTATTTTATGAACAAGTTCAAAAATTCTATTTAGATAAATTATTGTAAATTTATCTAATAATTCATCAAAAGATATAATTTTTAATTCATCTATTTTAAAATAGATTTCAAGTGAAGTAATACCATCAGAATGAACTTTTAAAGATAAACTATCTATATATTTATCAAGTTCAAAACCTTGATTAAATATATTCTTAAAATTATTAATCTCAAATTTTAAATAGCTATTAGATTTTAGAAAAAATCTAGTAAACCAGTAGTTTTCTAATGAAATAGTAGAAAAATTATTACTTCTTAAAGAGTTTAATTCATCCACTTTTTTTAGATTTGTTAAATCTAATTTAGCACAAGAATAGAAAACTAAGTTCTCTACAATATACATTTTGAACCCCTAAAATTATATTATTCGTAAAACTCTAATTCAGTAAATCCATCAAAAACATTTCTGCTATTTAACTCATCAAACATATCAATATCTTTAAATTCATCCATAGTTACAATATTTGTAATTTCATCAGCTTCAATCCCATCTTCAATAGCTTGTAAAATATCTTTTTTTAGTTTATTAAAATAGTTTTCTGTATGTTTTATGGCATTTTTATCAACTATTGTTCCATGTCCAGCTACAAGAGTTTGCCAAGGATAAGTAGATATTAAATCAAGAACTTTTAGTGTTCCAATTATTGATCCATCACGATTTGAAGTAATTCTTTCATTCATTACAATATCACCTGTAAACATTGTTTTACTATCTTCTAAATATACCATTAAATCATTGTTTGTATGAGCTTTATATGGAATATGTAAAATCTTAAAACTCTTATTATCAATTTTTAAAGATAAATCTTTTTCAACAATAATATCAGCTTTTATAATTTTTGTATTTTCTAGCTCTTTTTTATCTAAAACATTAAAAATTCTTGGTTTTGAAGAGCTACTATAATTTGTATTTATAGATTTTGGGGCATAAATTTTAGAATTGAATTTATCTTTGTAAAAACTATTACCAAGCCAATGATCATCGTGTTCATGAGTAATTATAATGTTACTTACAGGTAAAACTTCAATTTCTTTCATAGCATCATATGCTTGTGAAGCAAAATTATAACTAGTTCCACTATCTATTAAAACATATGATTTATCTGTTTTAACATAACATGAATTTGCCATAAAACCACCATTCTCTTTTGATGGAACTTCAGTTTTTCCAAAAAAACACCAAACATCAGAAGCCACTTTTTGTGGTTTTAAATTGTAATCAAAAGCAAAAAGAAAACTAGATAATAAAAATGTAGAAATAACTATTCTCATATTTAAAAACTCTCCTTAATTTTATAATCAAAAATTATATTGTAATATCTCTTTTAAATAAGTGATAAAATAGATAAAAGGTAAAATATGGATAAGAAAAAAGAGATGGTATTTAATTTAAATAATTTTTTATTGGCATTTGCTGATCTGTTTGATAGTAAAAAAAGAGCATATATATCTTTGAATATTGCAATTGAATTAAATTATGATGATAAAAAACTAGCTGATATTACATCTTTAGCATTGGCTTATGATTTAGGACTTGAAGCTTTAAAAGATTTTGCTTTTTTAGATAAAAATATTTTAAAAGATAAAGATATTTTAGAAATAGTTGATTTCTCAGATAAAGTAGCTTCAAACTTTGAGTTTAATAAAAATAGTATAAATAAGAAAAAAGAGCTTTTAGAATTTATAGATGAAAGCTTATATAAGAAAGATATAAAAGAGATATTTATAAAGCTAATATCTAAGACTTCATTTCATTTAGATTTAGAGAATTCAAATGAAATAGTGCTTTTTATTTATTCAAAATTAAATGATTTTACAACAGTTTTAAAATTTGAAGAGATATTAAAAATGACAATAAAATTTAACTCTTTTGTAGAAAAAAGTTCAACAATTGTAGAAAAAGCAGAACTTTTAGCAAACTATTTTGAGTTTGAACACAAAGATAAAGAACTTTTCAAAATTGCTTCAAGCTTACAAAATATTGGAAAACTAGCACTTTGTGAAAATAAAAAAAACAAAGAATCTAATATCTATCCTTATTACACAAAAATAGCATTAAGCCAAATTATGCAGTTTGATGATATTGTAAAGCTTTGTAAAAATGTTGAAGAGAGATTGGATGGAAGTGGATTATTTAATCTTGAAGCAAAGGATTTGAGTTTTAAAGATAGATTAATAATCTCTTTAGTTTTTTATAATAATCTTTTAAAAGAAAATTTAAATCATGATGAAATAATAAGTAATATGAGAAAAGATGCAAAACTTGGGAAGATAGATGAAAGTATTGTAGATATTTTTGATAAGTTATTTATAAAATAAGCAAACAGATATTCTCAAGCTTCTTGCTTGAGAATATATTAAGGTTTGATAGTTGTAAGACCTAAACTAAGCCAAGATTGCATTCCACCTCTATACCATTTCATTTTCTCTTGAGGATAACCAATAGCCATAAGCTCTTTCATAGCTTCAGGTGATTGTCCACACCAAGTTGCATTACAAAACATCAAAAGAGTTTTTGCTTTAGAAAAATCATATTTTCCATTTTTCTCTACCACTCCAAAAATCTCTAAAGCTTCCTTAAACTCATCTGGATATTGAGATTTTTTTGTATATACATAAGGTACATTCACCGCACTTGGAATAGTTTCGTGGTAAAACCAGTTTTCTGTTCTACTATCAATTAAAAGTAGGTTTTTATCTGTTTTAGCTTTTAGAATAAACTCTAAAACTTCAAGTTCTCCATATGTTTCAATATTTGGTGCAGCTTTCATAGGTGCAATTTTTCCAAAATATGTAACATATGCTCTTTTACATTTATCATTTACATTTTTACTTGCTTGATGCTCTCCACCAAAAACTTCTCTTGGATCAAAAGCAACATTCTCACACTCTTTTGGTTTATCTTCTCTCTTTATAGTTACTTTTTTACCATTTTCTAAAGTAACTTCAACACCAGTAGTTTGTAAATCATTTGCAAAAATTGTAGCACTTGCAAATATTATTCCAATAAATATTTTAAACATTTTACTCTCCTTTAAGTTAGAATAATAAATTTTATCCAAAAGATTTTAAAAAGCAAACAAAATTAATCATTAAGAGATATTTGGATAAAATCTAAGCTATTTTAGTAACAAATTAGGAATATTAATGAGCGATAAATACGAACCATCAAAAGTAGAAGATAGTTTTTATAAAATTTGGGAGAGCAAAGGTTATTTTGAGATAGATGGAAATAGATCTATCCAAAAACTTGATGAAAATGGAAAAGAAAAAACTTTTTCAATCATGATGCCACCACCAAATGTAACGGGAAGTTTGCATATAGGACATGCATTAACTTTTACTTTACAAGATATTATAACTAGATATAAAAGAATGGATGGATTTAAAACTCTTTGGCAACCAGGAACTGACCATGCTGGAATTGCAACTCAAAATATTGTTGAAAAACAACTATTAGCAGAAGGCACAACAAAAGAAGAGATAGGAAGAGAAAAATTCTTAGAAAGAGCTTGGTTACAAAAACAGACTTCAGGTGGAAATATTGTTCATCAAATGAGAAAATTAGGAGTAAGTCCAGCTTGGAGTAGAGAACGATTTACTATGGATGAAGGTTTAAAAGAGGCTGTAAAAGAGGCTTTTGTAAAATTATATAATGATGGAATGATAACTCAAAATAATTATATGGTAAATTGGTGTACACACGACGGAGCTCTAAGTGATATTGAAGTTGAACACGAAGAGATAAATGGAAATTTCTATCATATGAATTATAATTTTGCAGATGGAAGTGGATTTGTAACTGTTGCAACTACAAGACCTGAAACATATTTTGGTGATAGTGCTGTTATGGTTCATCCAGATGATGCTAGATATAAATCAATCATAGGAAAAGAGTTAGTTCTACCACTTATAAATAGAAAAATCAAAATTATTGCTGATTCTCATGTTGATATGGAGTTTGGAACAGGTATTGTAAAAGTAACTCCTGCACATGATACAAATGACTACGAAGTAGGACTTAGACACAATTTAGAGTTTATAAAATGTTTTGATGAAAAAGGTATTTTAAACAATGAGTGTGGAGAGTTTGCTGGACTTGAAAGATTAAAAGCTAGACCTATAATAGTAAAAAAACTTCAAGAAGATGGAATTATCACTAAAATTGAAGAGCATAAACATCAAGTAGGGCACTGTTATAGATGTAAAAATATTGTTGAACCATTTATATCTAAACAGTGGTTTTTATCTGAGGAAGTAGCAAAGAAATCAATTGAAAAAACTAAAGCACATAATAATTTTCATCCAGCACATTGGATAAATTCATATACAGCTTGGATGGATGAGCTAAGACCTTGGTGTATTTCAAGACAACTTTGGTGGGGACATAGAATTCCAGTGTTTACTTGTAGCTCTTGTAATCACGAATGGGCAGATAAAAATGATGAACCAGAAGCTTGTCCAAAATGTAATAATAAAAACTACACGCAAGACCCAGATGTATTAGATACTTGGTTTTCTTCTGCACTTTGGGCTTTTTCGCCACTTGGTTGGGGAAATAATGATAAATCATCAGAATTATATAATTTCAAAGAGGATATGAAAAACTTTTATCCAAACTCTTTATTAATAACTGGTTTTGATATTATGTTCTTCTGGGTTGCTAGAATGATGATGATGGGAGAATATCTATTAGGAGAATTACCATTTAAAGATATTTATATGCATGCTTTAGTAAGAGATGAAACAGGTGCAAAAATGTCTAAATCAAAAGGAAATGTAATAGATCCACTTGATATGGTTGAAGAGCATAGTGCAGATATTATTAGATTTACTTTAGCTTACTTAGCTGTTCAAGGAAGAGATATTAAACTTGGTGCTAAAAATTTAGAGCAGTTTAGAAACTTCACAAATAAGCTTTATAATGCTTCAAATTTTTTAAGATTAAATGTAGATACTTTCCCTGATTTAAAAGAAATTAATATTAAAACTCCACTTGGATTATATATGCAAAGTAGATTAAGCCATGCAGTTGATGAGGTAAGAGCTACTCTTGAAAGTTATAAATTCAATGAAGCTGCAAGTACACTTTATAGATTTGTTTGGATGGAGTTTTGTGATTGGGGAATTGAATATTCAAAAGCTTCTAAAGAGTCAATTCTAGAACTAGGTAGCATATTTAAAGAGACATTAAAAATGGTTAGTCCATTTATGCCTTTTATTTCAGACTATTTATATCATAAATTAAGTGGAACAACACTTGAAAGTGGTGACTCTTTGATGATTTCATCTTTCCCAGAAAATATTAAAAAAGATGAAAATATTGAAGAGATGTTCTCTATTATTGAAGAAGCTATTGTATCTATACGAAGAGCAAAAGTTATTATTGATATGGGTAATTCAAAAATAGCAAAAGCTTATATAAAACTTGATAAAAATATTGATACAAATGTTGCAAAACCATTTATAGAAAAATTGGCAAAAGTTGATGAGATAGAGTTTGTTACAAGTAAAGTTGAAAATGCTATAACAGATGTTTCAAATCATTTAGAAGTATATCTTCCAACTCAAGAGATAGATATGAAACCAATTATTGATAAATTAACAAAACAACAAGAAAAAGCACAAAAAGAGTTTGATAAATTAAATGGAATGTTATCAAATGAGAGATTTGTAGCAAATGCACCTGCAAATGTAATAGAAGAGAATAAAAAAGCTCTTGAAGAGGTAAAAACAAGGTTAGATAAAATAGAAGCAGAACTAAAAAGTTTGAGTTAAGAATTAATTGGTAAAAGTCAATAACTTTTACCAATATTGTTACAGATATTATTTTAAAATATCTTTTATCTCATCTTCTTTGATATTCTCTTCACTATATTTTATTACTACAATATTTTCTGTATTATTAATATACCACTCATCAATATTTAGATTTTCACTTAGTTTATTTAAATTACTTGATTTATATTCATCTAAACTTAAATATAGATTTTTAGTTTTTGATGGATTTTTCATAATAGCAATTAATAAAATCCATAAAACACAGATTGAAGCTATAATTGTTGTAAAGTTTTCTAATTCATAAGCACTTAGTTTATCTAAAAACATTCCTCCAAAAATACCACCAAAAAATGTTCCTAA is a genomic window containing:
- a CDS encoding FtsW/RodA/SpoVE family cell cycle protein, with protein sequence MNFIQNYIKSPLDKLFDNKELNEADHILFILVSLLITIGVIFSYSLSVYTVEIFSYNQFHYILRQGLVAFLSISIIWIFTKLNPYYVISKVGMSLFAIGFLLMFIMPFLPSSFVTASGGANRWIRLPGFSLSPVEFFKVGFVYFLSWSFYRKIIHRPKVNLWGEFKMLIPYFAIFVLVVIFVAFFQKDLGQVFLLAVVMIVLTVFANRSIKILLSLCAAGLIGLVALIIVAPHRINRFHSWWSMSQDTFLAILPSSWEKIFRVENLPEPYQVSQSLNAIHNGGFFGKGIGFGEIKMGFLSEVHTDFVLAGITEEIGWLGFIFIIILFFAIIWRIFKIAKFVENKIFYLFCTSIALMIILSFFINSFGISGLIPIKGMAVPMVSYGGSSLLANAFAIGMVLCISRTVKSEKGVS
- a CDS encoding UDP-N-acetylglucosamine--N-acetylmuramyl-(pentapeptide) pyrophosphoryl-undecaprenol N-acetylglucosamine transferase; the encoded protein is MKKVVAVTGGGTGGHLKIADVFIDEFIKRGFEVVYIGSTSGQDKSWFENDNRIKESIFLETSGVVNKSGLNKINSLFNMFKKALFSLKFLYKYNINIVVSVGGFSAAPASFAAILKRDCKFFIHEQNSVIGTLNKKTMKFASAFYSSFHDISPIKDYPVKNEFFEHSRIRKELKTIAFFGGSQGASIINKFAIELAPKLDELGIKIIHQTGKNDLIKVKDEYEKLNIKADVFDFTKDIVKKMNEADFCISRAGASTLFELCANNLPAFFIPFKLAAKNHQYFNAKSILDKELCFLQTEDELNKDEFFKVLKSLKLEKMSLALKNSIKPNAIEKIVDDILKY
- a CDS encoding undecaprenyl-diphosphate phosphatase, producing the protein MTIFDAIFLGIIEGITEFIPVSSTGHLIFLSEVLGLEQNNANKAFEIIIQFAAIMALVFVYPSKFTFKHINLWTKIFLAFIPIGIVGFIFSNQIKALFSIEIVAWMFIIGGIIFLIVEKFYDEKKTHISDVEDVSLKQAMWIGIAQIFALIPGTSRAGASIVGAMLVGLNRKASAEFSFLLAVPVMCATTFYDVLKHHEEILQTGNLLPLIVGFLVSFAVAFLVIKLFLKFLEKFTFVAFGIYRIIFGILILLVF
- a CDS encoding MqnA/MqnD/SBP family protein, encoding MIFSKIDFINLLPFHIYIKKNIKSNQLRASIEYKKSYPSIITNNFKKRKVHSAFISSIGSKNEKFLDFGIIARDYVDSVFILPNRKAKDDFQSKTSNALAKVLDLEGEVIIGDKALKFYLANKKKDNPEEIIDLAKAWQNKFNLPFVFATLCYNKYENRLKNITKKFDKKRVKIPQYILEIYSKRSGIAKNDILNYLQRIDYDITYKEKRALKLFLKLTKEKRI
- a CDS encoding MoaD/ThiS family protein translates to MVKVEFLGPINKDDMNIEIKNLKELSDILKKDDELLSWLETCAVAVNDTLVSNRDFELKSGDKISLLPPVCGG
- a CDS encoding molybdopterin synthase catalytic subunit codes for the protein MYSEDLQLHKDDLEIEKIHNAWYEKYKDLNYGAFITFVGIIRDEGGISGLSFDVYEPILKKWFASWQEKAKQKGAIVFMAHSVGDVLNHKSSYIAGVCSPQRRVALELIDEYVEDFKKNAPIWKYDLINGERIYAKDRSQKIDGAGILA
- the hisJ gene encoding histidinol-phosphatase HisJ → MINDMKKQRVDLHNHTVLCNHAEGTVEEYIKRAIELGITEYGFACHAPMNYDPKYRMKLEERTLYESWVNEVKEKYKKDIKVLLGYEVDYLKGFMLDEIINAKVDYLIGSVHFLQNKNDMWGFDNPEFIGVYKSKDIDSIWTEYFDAIKEMAKTQYFDIVGHLDLIKVFKYLPKKDVRLIAKDALKEIKKSNMVLEINPAGLRKPVEEAYPSIPLLEEAFSLGIDITFGSDAHKVEHIGFGYEEVTKLAKSIGYTKCVSFEKKDRRLIEF